From the Pontiella agarivorans genome, one window contains:
- the galB gene encoding beta-galactosidase GalB, whose amino-acid sequence MKYLFTLLALFSVLLPATARERLAFNDDWKFARFGLMPDGTEQAEPKGLEKAGFDDSDWRTLDVPHDWGIEGPFRPELPNRTGKLPWAGIGWYRKSFQSLESDAGRNIYLDIDGAMSGAQVWLNGEYIGEWPYGYSSFRMDLTGKIRIGKKNTVAVRLDNKPESSRWYPGGGIYRNVWLVKTEPTHVAHWGVYVTTPIVNDDHAMVKVVTALEGEQPDTAVSYEIMEAGSSKILATGKGKTAFIRLDQPKRWDLDSPNLYQVRTTVSNAGKTVDTYLSTFGVRTIEYTADEGFFLNGKLTKMNGVCQHHDLGPLGTAVNVRAMERQIEILKSFGVNAIRTSHNPPAPEFLDLCDRMGILVQVESFDCWGRKKADNDYARHFWDWWERDTVNMVRRDRNHPSVVMWSTGNEILEMNYAEEAWISQMQTDVIHREDPTRPVSFGGSRPVAAFNGFQHTVDVYGFNYKPHLYAEFREKNPDIPLYGSETASTISSRGEYFFPVLNDKFKGQGGYFQVSSYDLYAPNWAYPADVEFEAQAKYPWVFGEFVWTGFDYIGEPTPYNKDKTNLLNFTDPEERARMEKELDKLGGDIPARSSYFGIVDLCGFPKDRYYMYQSQWRPDLPMVHILPHWNWPERIGKITPVHVYTSGDEVELFLNGTSLGRKIRGEFESRLRWDDVIYEPGELVAVAYRNGKPWAETSMQTTGAAAGLGLSVDRNVIKNDGKDLAFITVDVIDSQGRVVPRSHNLVKYSVKGPGRIIATGNGDPTDLTDFQSLERKVFNGKALVIVQSLDGKKGRVTVTAESEGLKPSEITFISK is encoded by the coding sequence ATGAAATATCTGTTTACTCTTCTTGCGCTGTTTTCGGTTCTGCTTCCGGCAACGGCCCGAGAACGACTGGCCTTTAATGACGATTGGAAATTTGCACGGTTCGGCCTGATGCCGGATGGAACCGAGCAGGCGGAACCGAAAGGACTGGAAAAAGCGGGATTCGATGATTCCGACTGGCGGACGCTGGATGTCCCGCACGATTGGGGCATCGAGGGACCGTTCCGTCCGGAGTTACCGAATCGGACAGGCAAACTGCCCTGGGCCGGTATCGGCTGGTACCGGAAAAGTTTCCAATCCCTGGAAAGCGATGCGGGGCGTAATATTTATCTGGATATCGACGGTGCCATGTCGGGCGCGCAGGTCTGGCTTAATGGTGAATACATCGGTGAATGGCCGTACGGCTATTCTTCGTTCCGCATGGATCTGACCGGTAAAATCCGGATCGGAAAGAAAAATACCGTAGCCGTCCGGCTGGATAATAAACCGGAATCTTCGCGCTGGTATCCCGGTGGCGGCATCTATCGCAACGTCTGGCTGGTTAAGACGGAACCGACTCATGTGGCGCACTGGGGCGTTTATGTGACGACGCCGATCGTGAATGACGACCATGCCATGGTCAAAGTGGTCACCGCGCTCGAAGGCGAACAGCCGGATACCGCGGTTTCCTATGAAATTATGGAAGCCGGTTCCTCCAAAATTCTCGCCACGGGAAAAGGAAAAACGGCTTTCATTCGTCTGGATCAGCCGAAACGCTGGGATCTTGACAGCCCTAATCTGTATCAGGTCAGAACTACAGTTTCCAATGCCGGGAAAACGGTCGATACGTATCTCAGTACATTTGGCGTACGGACCATCGAGTACACCGCCGACGAAGGTTTTTTCCTGAACGGAAAGCTCACAAAAATGAATGGGGTCTGCCAGCATCACGATCTCGGTCCTCTGGGAACCGCCGTCAATGTGCGTGCCATGGAACGGCAGATTGAAATTCTGAAAAGTTTCGGGGTGAATGCCATCCGTACATCGCACAATCCCCCGGCCCCGGAGTTTCTCGATCTGTGCGACCGTATGGGCATACTGGTTCAGGTGGAGTCGTTCGATTGCTGGGGACGCAAAAAGGCAGACAACGATTATGCCCGTCATTTCTGGGACTGGTGGGAGCGAGACACGGTCAACATGGTTCGCCGCGACCGGAACCATCCTTCCGTGGTGATGTGGAGCACCGGCAACGAAATCCTGGAAATGAATTATGCCGAAGAAGCCTGGATTTCGCAGATGCAGACCGATGTGATTCATCGCGAAGATCCCACGCGTCCGGTTTCATTCGGCGGTAGTCGGCCCGTCGCCGCGTTTAATGGGTTCCAGCATACTGTGGATGTTTACGGCTTCAACTATAAGCCGCATCTCTATGCTGAATTTCGTGAAAAAAATCCGGATATCCCGCTTTACGGCAGCGAAACGGCCTCCACGATTTCCTCTCGCGGTGAATATTTCTTTCCGGTGCTGAACGACAAATTCAAGGGACAGGGCGGTTATTTTCAAGTCAGCAGCTATGATCTTTACGCACCGAATTGGGCCTACCCTGCCGACGTGGAGTTTGAAGCGCAGGCAAAATACCCCTGGGTTTTCGGTGAATTTGTCTGGACCGGATTCGACTATATCGGAGAGCCGACGCCGTATAACAAAGATAAGACCAATCTGCTCAATTTCACCGATCCCGAAGAACGCGCACGCATGGAAAAAGAGCTGGATAAACTGGGGGGCGATATTCCGGCCCGCAGTTCCTATTTCGGCATCGTCGATCTCTGCGGTTTTCCGAAAGACCGGTATTATATGTACCAGTCCCAATGGCGCCCCGATCTGCCGATGGTTCACATTCTGCCGCACTGGAACTGGCCGGAACGCATTGGTAAAATTACGCCGGTGCATGTCTACACTTCAGGCGATGAAGTGGAACTGTTTTTGAACGGAACATCGCTGGGCCGAAAAATCCGCGGTGAATTTGAATCGCGCCTGCGCTGGGACGACGTGATTTATGAACCGGGTGAACTGGTGGCTGTTGCATACCGCAACGGAAAACCATGGGCGGAAACATCGATGCAGACCACCGGTGCAGCCGCAGGGCTCGGTCTTTCTGTGGATCGTAATGTGATTAAAAACGATGGCAAGGATCTGGCCTTTATCACCGTCGATGTGATCGATTCACAGGGACGCGTGGTTCCGCGTTCCCATAATCTGGTGAAATATTCCGTAAAAGGTCCGGGCCGCATCATTGCCACAGGCAATGGCGACCCGACGGATCTGACGGATTTCCAATCGCTGGAACGTAAGGTGTTCAATGGTAAAGCGCTGGTGATTGTGCAATCGCTGGATGGTAAAAAGGGTCGGGTAACCGTTACTGCGGAATCAGAAGGGCTCAAGCCCTCCGAGATCACCTTTATCTCCAAATAA
- a CDS encoding sulfatase family protein, whose amino-acid sequence MNCFALTALAASALFSAQAAQPNIIIIFNDDQGYQDLGCYGSPDIRTPRVDELASEGMRFTDFYVGSPVCSASRAALLTGCYPYRVGVSGVFWPNRDHGLPPEETTLAEMLKKAGYATAAVGKWHLGDELRFLPTRQGFDTYFGIPYSNDMYPAEHMRYAPDCLWREGQNFQTLETAFAHKKRGQPRTLKNKVPLMRNEECIEFPCDQTTITRRYADESLRFISESVESGKPFFLYLANSMPHIPLFASPDFKGKSAGGLYGDVIEEIDFNTGRILDRLKMLGIEDDTIVIFSSDNGPWLTVGDAGGHADPLFEGKFTSFEGGQRVPFIIRWPGTVPAGTTCSGMAATIDLFPTLAALTGAELPEKKLDGVDLSSLWKNPHAISPRSTFFYEHNAVRSGNWKYHRKEIFKVKKTKRANTGPTLYNLKDDVGEAQNVIADHPEVAERLSKMLDAHIQYAPRPRK is encoded by the coding sequence ATGAATTGTTTTGCACTTACTGCACTGGCCGCCAGTGCACTTTTTTCTGCACAGGCCGCACAGCCTAACATTATCATTATTTTCAACGACGATCAGGGCTATCAGGATCTCGGCTGCTATGGTTCGCCTGATATCCGGACACCGCGCGTGGATGAGCTGGCATCCGAAGGGATGCGATTCACCGATTTTTATGTCGGTTCGCCGGTCTGCTCCGCATCGCGCGCCGCGCTGTTGACGGGATGCTACCCCTACCGTGTCGGCGTTTCCGGCGTATTCTGGCCCAACCGGGATCACGGTCTTCCGCCCGAAGAAACCACTCTGGCCGAAATGCTGAAAAAAGCGGGCTATGCCACGGCTGCGGTCGGGAAGTGGCATTTGGGTGACGAACTGCGTTTTCTGCCGACCCGCCAGGGATTCGACACCTATTTCGGTATTCCCTATTCCAACGATATGTATCCGGCCGAACATATGCGTTATGCTCCGGATTGCCTATGGCGCGAGGGGCAGAATTTCCAAACACTGGAAACCGCCTTTGCTCACAAAAAACGGGGCCAGCCGCGCACCTTGAAAAACAAGGTTCCGCTGATGCGAAATGAAGAATGCATCGAATTTCCGTGCGACCAAACCACGATTACCCGCCGATATGCAGATGAAAGTCTGCGTTTCATTTCCGAATCGGTGGAATCCGGAAAACCGTTCTTTCTCTACCTCGCCAATTCCATGCCGCATATTCCGCTGTTCGCCTCCCCCGATTTCAAAGGAAAAAGCGCCGGCGGATTGTATGGCGATGTGATCGAAGAGATCGACTTCAACACCGGGCGCATTCTGGATCGACTGAAAATGCTCGGTATAGAAGATGACACCATCGTGATTTTCAGTTCGGATAATGGCCCGTGGTTGACTGTCGGTGATGCGGGCGGTCATGCCGACCCGCTTTTCGAGGGGAAATTCACCTCGTTCGAGGGCGGCCAGCGTGTGCCGTTTATCATTCGCTGGCCCGGCACTGTACCGGCCGGAACAACCTGTTCCGGCATGGCGGCCACAATCGATCTTTTTCCAACTCTGGCCGCCCTCACCGGCGCGGAGCTGCCGGAAAAGAAGCTCGATGGTGTGGATCTTTCCAGCCTATGGAAAAATCCCCATGCAATCTCGCCGCGCAGTACTTTTTTCTATGAGCACAACGCCGTACGTTCCGGAAACTGGAAATATCATCGAAAAGAGATCTTTAAGGTTAAGAAAACGAAACGTGCAAATACCGGCCCGACGCTCTACAACCTGAAAGATGATGTCGGTGAAGCGCAGAATGTGATTGCCGACCACCCCGAAGTGGCGGAGCGTCTTTCCAAAATGCTTGATGCACATATTCAATACGCGCCGCGTCCGCGAAAATAA
- a CDS encoding alpha-L-fucosidase, producing MKIALIGLTLLCAGSAFSEDWKPEWENLKQHKAVPQWFADAKLGVYFHWGVYSVPAWGTEWYPRWMYVPDRPDNLWGGDVYEYHRKTYGPDVHYHDYIDKWTGENFDAAEWVDMFENMGAKFIGSIAEHHDGISLWDSQTNEWNSVKMGPGIDVVKAIADETHKRNLKFMATFHHGFHMMFYPKIKGKWPRPGYEEYYYDEVDVPQDPKYAKLYGNLSYDDANDLWLAKLDEVIDAHCPDYIWMDFGQRYVKESHRKQFLANYFNKAAEVGKEVVVNTKGDFFPTELAVVNVERATMQDITSEVWITDFILGSSWCFNREKRTAIEPSEAIRVLADVVSKNGVMLLSAGPMADGTIPEEQVKAMEGIGAWMKLYGEAIYGTRPFHMFGHGPTELKRDEADAWNEYGKIKKGIWDLMEDDVRYTTKGKTVYAIQLGWPGKNKEILLEGFSDPVLRMRVKSISVLGSSQRIKWKKSSKGLKVRSPKEKPAEADSALVYKIEMR from the coding sequence ATGAAAATCGCCCTGATCGGTCTGACTCTGCTATGTGCCGGTTCCGCCTTTTCCGAAGATTGGAAACCGGAATGGGAAAATCTGAAACAGCATAAGGCGGTGCCGCAATGGTTTGCCGATGCCAAGCTGGGCGTTTATTTCCACTGGGGCGTTTATTCGGTCCCGGCCTGGGGCACGGAATGGTATCCGCGCTGGATGTATGTGCCGGACCGTCCGGATAACCTCTGGGGCGGCGATGTGTATGAATATCACCGGAAAACCTACGGCCCCGACGTTCATTATCACGATTACATCGACAAATGGACCGGCGAAAATTTTGATGCGGCGGAATGGGTGGATATGTTTGAAAACATGGGCGCAAAATTTATCGGTTCCATTGCCGAACACCACGACGGCATCTCGCTTTGGGACAGCCAAACGAATGAATGGAATTCGGTTAAAATGGGTCCGGGTATCGATGTGGTGAAAGCCATTGCGGATGAGACGCATAAACGGAACCTTAAATTTATGGCTACCTTTCATCACGGATTTCACATGATGTTCTATCCGAAAATCAAAGGCAAATGGCCGCGCCCGGGCTATGAGGAATATTATTACGATGAAGTCGATGTGCCGCAGGATCCGAAATATGCCAAGCTTTACGGCAATCTGTCGTACGACGATGCCAACGACCTGTGGCTGGCCAAACTCGATGAAGTGATCGATGCCCATTGCCCGGATTATATCTGGATGGATTTCGGTCAGCGCTATGTCAAGGAATCGCACCGGAAGCAGTTTCTGGCAAACTATTTCAACAAGGCGGCTGAAGTTGGAAAAGAAGTGGTTGTGAACACGAAGGGCGATTTTTTCCCCACCGAGCTGGCTGTGGTGAATGTTGAGCGCGCTACAATGCAGGATATTACGTCCGAGGTCTGGATTACCGATTTTATTCTCGGCTCTTCGTGGTGCTTCAACCGGGAAAAACGCACGGCCATTGAACCGTCGGAAGCCATCCGCGTGCTGGCCGATGTGGTAAGCAAAAACGGTGTGATGCTGCTTTCGGCCGGTCCCATGGCCGACGGCACAATTCCGGAAGAACAGGTGAAGGCCATGGAAGGGATCGGTGCCTGGATGAAGCTCTACGGCGAAGCCATTTACGGCACCCGCCCTTTCCATATGTTCGGCCATGGTCCAACGGAACTGAAACGCGATGAGGCCGATGCCTGGAATGAATACGGAAAGATCAAAAAGGGCATCTGGGATTTAATGGAGGACGATGTCCGCTACACCACCAAAGGAAAAACGGTGTATGCCATCCAGCTCGGCTGGCCCGGAAAAAACAAGGAAATCCTGTTGGAAGGTTTCAGCGATCCGGTGTTACGCATGCGGGTGAAATCCATTTCTGTGCTCGGCAGTTCTCAGCGCATTAAATGGAAAAAATCCAGTAAAGGGCTGAAAGTCCGGTCACCGAAAGAAAAGCCGGCCGAGGCCGACTCTGCTCTGGTTTATAAAATAGAGATGAGATAG
- a CDS encoding glycoside hydrolase family protein — protein sequence MKRIVLGLLCTGLCLFSVADSVVRERPQEWKNLIRGGQFKDLFLPMPVRDGMTSETWGGENVKPRDITNGIEDPEWSYWCASAHAENGKYHLYTSRWPENEPRGHFGYFDSEIVHAVADDPAGPYIFKDWIGPGHNPELYRNALDEWMIYSTHGRFYSSKSLNGPWKAGTYIFDQRGRYAFKNFVNFSFAERDNRSVIAVSRRGYIWASPKGRDRWYEVSSESVYPKVPGIFEDPVMWRDDIQYHIIVNDWKGRIAYYLRSKDGFHWKTEEGEAYVPGIARYTDGSSLDWYKYERIRFLQDEYGRPYLSFFAVIDTDKHSDLPNDIHNSKSIVIPVQKPRLIEVLNTEPVFASSADIRVKISAESDFDPIKDIDFDSIRFGDSTAVNYGRGAKFQSLEKDGDDLILVFSGKESGLTEENFAGKLLGKTKSGEILYGWSRLPGVVYEVPVLSALAPKFEFTGAGLEAYVEVTNFGTVNSEPSTVKLLKGSELLSEGTVRRLNPFEKAMVRLSVKKALPKGSKGEFTVLLEHKGLPTEKHSQKVQLPMN from the coding sequence ATGAAACGAATTGTGCTGGGATTGTTATGCACCGGACTTTGTTTATTTTCTGTTGCGGACAGTGTGGTTCGGGAACGGCCGCAGGAATGGAAGAATCTGATTCGTGGCGGGCAGTTTAAAGATTTATTTCTACCGATGCCGGTGCGGGACGGTATGACTTCCGAAACGTGGGGCGGTGAAAACGTCAAACCGCGTGACATCACAAACGGCATTGAAGATCCCGAGTGGTCCTACTGGTGCGCATCAGCCCATGCCGAAAATGGGAAATATCATCTCTACACGTCCCGCTGGCCTGAAAACGAACCGCGCGGACATTTCGGCTATTTTGATTCTGAAATTGTTCATGCTGTAGCCGATGACCCTGCGGGACCCTATATTTTCAAGGACTGGATCGGACCGGGGCACAATCCGGAGCTCTACCGCAATGCGCTGGACGAGTGGATGATTTATTCCACACATGGCCGTTTCTACTCCTCTAAAAGTCTGAATGGCCCCTGGAAGGCGGGAACCTATATTTTTGATCAGCGTGGACGTTATGCCTTCAAGAATTTTGTCAATTTTTCATTCGCAGAACGGGACAACCGTTCGGTGATTGCGGTCTCTCGTCGGGGATATATCTGGGCCAGTCCGAAAGGGCGTGACCGCTGGTATGAAGTAAGTTCTGAATCGGTCTATCCCAAGGTGCCCGGCATTTTTGAGGATCCGGTGATGTGGCGGGATGATATTCAGTATCATATTATCGTGAACGACTGGAAAGGCCGCATTGCCTATTATCTGCGTTCCAAAGACGGATTTCATTGGAAAACGGAAGAGGGAGAAGCCTATGTGCCGGGCATTGCCCGATATACCGACGGTTCCTCCCTGGACTGGTATAAGTATGAGCGGATCCGTTTTCTGCAAGATGAATATGGACGGCCGTATCTGAGCTTCTTTGCGGTCATCGATACGGACAAACATTCCGATCTGCCAAACGATATTCACAACTCGAAAAGTATCGTGATCCCGGTTCAGAAACCCCGCCTGATCGAGGTGCTGAATACAGAGCCCGTTTTTGCTTCTTCTGCAGATATCCGGGTGAAAATTTCCGCCGAAAGCGATTTTGATCCGATAAAGGATATCGACTTCGATTCCATTCGTTTCGGTGATTCCACAGCGGTGAATTATGGACGCGGGGCAAAATTCCAATCGTTGGAAAAAGACGGAGACGACCTCATTCTGGTTTTCTCCGGAAAAGAGTCCGGGCTCACCGAAGAGAATTTTGCAGGAAAACTTCTGGGAAAAACAAAGAGCGGGGAAATTCTATATGGCTGGAGTCGTCTTCCGGGAGTGGTCTATGAGGTTCCGGTTCTCTCCGCACTTGCGCCGAAATTTGAATTTACCGGAGCGGGGCTTGAAGCGTATGTGGAAGTCACAAACTTCGGCACGGTGAATTCCGAACCGTCCACCGTTAAACTGCTGAAAGGCAGTGAGCTGCTTTCAGAAGGCACCGTCCGGAGACTGAACCCCTTTGAAAAAGCGATGGTACGTCTTTCGGTGAAAAAAGCGCTCCCCAAAGGCAGTAAAGGTGAATTTACTGTACTGCTCGAACACAAAGGTCTGCCCACCGAAAAGCATTCACAAAAAGTGCAGCTTCCGATGAACTGA
- a CDS encoding NUDIX hydrolase: MYEKTLSRKTVYEGLILNVDVLDVELENGRKSKREIVQHGVAVAIIPQLPDGRFVFIRQFRKPMERICFEVVAGNCDPGEKEIVSAERELQEETGYRAETLELLGPVFPSVGYCTERIDIFFAKVSAERGQVSFDDDERIETVILTEAQMDAKIRNNEIADAKTLAAWMLYKAKNV; encoded by the coding sequence ATGTACGAAAAAACCCTTTCCCGAAAAACCGTTTACGAAGGCCTTATTCTCAATGTGGATGTCCTCGATGTCGAACTGGAGAACGGGCGGAAATCCAAACGGGAAATTGTGCAGCACGGCGTCGCCGTCGCCATCATTCCGCAACTGCCCGACGGCCGGTTTGTATTTATCCGTCAGTTCCGCAAGCCGATGGAGCGGATCTGCTTCGAAGTGGTGGCCGGCAACTGCGATCCCGGAGAAAAGGAGATTGTTTCCGCCGAACGCGAGCTGCAGGAGGAGACCGGCTACCGGGCCGAAACGCTCGAACTGCTAGGGCCCGTCTTCCCGAGTGTTGGATACTGCACCGAGCGCATCGACATTTTTTTCGCCAAGGTTTCCGCCGAACGCGGGCAGGTATCTTTCGATGACGACGAGCGCATCGAAACCGTCATTCTGACCGAAGCACAAATGGATGCCAAAATCCGCAATAATGAAATTGCCGATGCCAAAACCCTGGCCGCCTGGATGCTGTATAAAGCCAAAAATGTATAA
- a CDS encoding deoxyguanosinetriphosphate triphosphohydrolase, with translation MNHARKDWEEAEAAYLAPYASKSFESLGRHYPEPPHPRRSCFARDRDRIFHSRCFRRLEYKTQVFVNGTADHYRTRLTHTMEMSATGRTLARILKANEDLTECICLAHDLGHSPFGHEGEHVLDQLMKGHGGFDHNLQSLRNVERVESPYPDFKGLNLTWEVRAGLLKHEAHRAGAELDGHAIGPFQSLEAQIADIADDMTYHAHDVDDGLEAGIVTLEQLETTEFWNKAAALTQERYPNLSEYQFLRATIRAMLELQIDDVADHALRMLEKLNPQSPRDVMTAPERIIDFSPEMQEMLSRFSAFMFKNLYYHRSVADATQQAVSMMRKLFLHYIEHPESMGEKARERIDEEGLWRTVCDYVAGCTDRYAIEEFRKYSL, from the coding sequence ATGAACCACGCGAGAAAAGACTGGGAAGAGGCCGAAGCGGCCTACCTTGCCCCCTATGCATCAAAGAGTTTCGAGAGTCTGGGCCGCCATTATCCGGAGCCGCCGCACCCCCGGCGCAGCTGTTTTGCGCGCGACCGTGACCGGATTTTTCACAGTCGCTGCTTCCGGCGGCTGGAATATAAAACACAGGTTTTTGTGAACGGCACCGCAGATCACTACCGCACGCGTCTTACGCATACTATGGAAATGTCGGCCACCGGCCGGACACTTGCACGTATTCTGAAGGCCAATGAGGATCTTACGGAATGCATCTGTCTGGCTCATGATCTTGGCCACAGCCCGTTCGGTCACGAGGGTGAACACGTGCTCGATCAACTGATGAAAGGCCACGGCGGTTTTGACCATAATCTGCAGAGCCTGCGGAATGTGGAGCGGGTGGAATCGCCCTACCCCGATTTCAAGGGGTTGAACCTGACCTGGGAAGTGCGTGCCGGACTGCTTAAGCACGAGGCGCACCGGGCGGGCGCGGAGCTCGACGGTCATGCCATCGGTCCGTTCCAGTCATTGGAAGCGCAGATTGCCGATATTGCCGATGATATGACCTATCATGCCCATGATGTTGATGACGGGCTCGAAGCGGGTATTGTTACACTGGAACAGCTCGAAACGACTGAATTTTGGAACAAAGCGGCTGCGCTGACCCAGGAGCGCTATCCCAATTTGTCGGAGTACCAGTTCCTGCGGGCTACGATTCGGGCCATGCTGGAACTGCAGATAGATGATGTGGCCGACCACGCGCTCCGGATGCTGGAAAAACTCAATCCTCAAAGTCCGCGCGATGTGATGACCGCACCGGAGCGGATTATTGATTTCAGCCCCGAAATGCAGGAGATGCTCAGCCGGTTTTCCGCATTCATGTTTAAAAATCTGTATTATCACCGCAGTGTGGCCGATGCCACTCAACAGGCGGTTTCCATGATGCGCAAACTGTTTCTGCATTATATTGAGCACCCCGAATCAATGGGCGAAAAGGCCCGCGAACGAATCGATGAAGAAGGTCTGTGGCGCACGGTCTGCGATTATGTTGCGGGCTGTACCGACCGGTATGCCATTGAAGAATTCCGGAAATACAGTCTGTAG
- a CDS encoding NRAMP family divalent metal transporter — protein sequence MSDEQKSSGLPMASKWDPEKIREEEQFLQDLNAKPFGQKIKGYFKLTGPAWMQSAMTLGAGSAAASVVAGAFFGYQLLWVQPIAMFLGIFMMAALSNITLTKGERGYEVVKRELHPSIAFFWALATVVSTVIWHFGQYALLGGAFWDIANVAGIENAGDSKTIETVVRFAGGFLILGINIALTWNYGGKSKGIKIYEGFLSWTIRAVMAAFLIVVVVQAVKMEVDWGGVFKGFFAFSVPGEGSITTILGAIGAAVGINMTFLYPYSILAKGWGKHHKGLARFDLVMSLFVPYIILTSLIIIGMASTVHGNLGEGVTQANFKPIDAAQALASVLGSGVGRIVFDLGFAGMACGAISAHMVCCGFTVCEMFGLEYTTKRYRMFTLVPAIGILGVMIQSPIWLPVIASALAFTMLPIAYVSFFILNNKRSYLGDAVGKGWKRIAVNTVLLIAVILSLIGAGIKIKGGVIDKIAAMTNREAAK from the coding sequence ATGAGTGATGAGCAGAAATCCAGCGGGCTTCCGATGGCCAGCAAATGGGATCCGGAAAAGATCCGCGAAGAAGAACAATTCCTTCAGGATCTGAACGCCAAACCGTTCGGCCAGAAAATTAAAGGTTATTTTAAACTGACGGGTCCGGCGTGGATGCAGAGTGCCATGACGCTGGGAGCCGGTTCAGCTGCAGCTTCGGTGGTGGCCGGCGCATTTTTCGGTTATCAGCTGCTATGGGTTCAGCCGATCGCGATGTTCCTGGGCATTTTCATGATGGCGGCCCTCTCCAATATCACGCTGACAAAAGGTGAGCGCGGCTATGAAGTGGTCAAGCGTGAGCTGCATCCTTCCATTGCTTTTTTCTGGGCCCTGGCCACTGTGGTTTCGACGGTCATCTGGCACTTCGGTCAATATGCCCTGCTTGGCGGCGCATTTTGGGATATTGCCAATGTGGCCGGCATTGAAAACGCAGGAGATTCAAAAACGATTGAAACGGTGGTGCGTTTTGCCGGCGGATTTCTGATTCTGGGCATCAATATTGCACTGACGTGGAACTACGGCGGGAAATCCAAAGGCATCAAAATTTATGAAGGTTTTCTCAGCTGGACCATCCGTGCGGTAATGGCGGCCTTCCTGATTGTGGTCGTTGTGCAGGCTGTGAAAATGGAAGTTGATTGGGGCGGCGTCTTTAAAGGCTTTTTTGCTTTCTCGGTTCCCGGCGAAGGTTCCATTACCACGATTCTCGGTGCGATCGGCGCAGCGGTGGGCATTAATATGACTTTTCTCTATCCGTACTCCATTCTCGCAAAGGGCTGGGGAAAACATCATAAGGGGCTTGCCCGTTTCGACCTGGTGATGTCGCTGTTTGTGCCCTACATCATTCTGACCTCGCTGATCATTATCGGTATGGCATCGACCGTGCACGGTAATCTGGGAGAAGGAGTGACCCAGGCAAACTTTAAACCGATTGATGCCGCACAGGCCCTCGCCAGTGTGCTCGGCAGCGGAGTCGGCCGTATTGTGTTTGACCTCGGCTTCGCCGGAATGGCCTGCGGCGCCATCAGTGCACATATGGTCTGCTGCGGATTCACGGTCTGTGAAATGTTCGGGCTTGAATACACCACGAAACGCTACCGCATGTTTACGCTGGTTCCGGCCATCGGAATTCTGGGGGTAATGATCCAGAGTCCGATCTGGCTGCCCGTGATTGCTTCCGCACTCGCATTCACCATGCTCCCGATTGCCTACGTCAGCTTCTTTATTCTCAACAATAAACGTTCCTACCTCGGCGACGCGGTCGGAAAAGGCTGGAAGCGCATTGCTGTGAATACGGTGCTTCTGATTGCCGTGATTCTTTCACTGATTGGTGCCGGCATTAAAATCAAGGGCGGCGTCATCGATAAAATCGCAGCCATGACCAATAGGGAAGCCGCGAAATAG